A portion of the Candidatus Cloacimonadota bacterium genome contains these proteins:
- a CDS encoding ATP-binding protein produces LLGAIRDIVDVTTAIVILVGMQNAKDKLNQINEYYFDRCNFFYEFQDLPKRDIAQLCIEVLEIKFHPDIVDYVHFHSCGNVRKAMKLIRSVEEIGRYKNLEIVSQADLDD; encoded by the coding sequence CTCTTGGGAGCAATCAGGGATATAGTGGATGTGACCACAGCGATTGTGATCCTGGTCGGGATGCAGAATGCCAAGGACAAGCTCAATCAGATCAATGAGTATTATTTCGATAGATGCAACTTCTTCTATGAGTTCCAAGACCTGCCCAAGAGGGACATCGCACAGTTATGCATTGAGGTACTAGAGATAAAGTTCCATCCAGATATTGTCGACTATGTCCACTTCCACTCCTGCGGCAATGTCCGTAAAGCCATGAAGCTCATCCGATCAGTAGAGGAGATTGGTAGATACAAGAATCTTGAAATAGTCTCGCAAGCCGATCTGGATGATTGA
- a CDS encoding RNA-directed DNA polymerase has translation MFDQAVTIQSLRNIILMENRKGNYLVSRFMPGVTRFDRRIDTLISYKKKIIGSGNIDANASIIKKISELIDRIRRKRDDEIDQHLVRIISALNDSNCKVTIYQKESDGNKPIYVVNDEPESYFALKHLQYCLRKLYKVKQSNRSEIVSQLAGIIDDNFPKYIYRTDVENFYESIPEAVLDHIKRENLLSRFNKRILIQIMEQYYTSSGSRLGVPRGIGVSAYLAELYMREFDHRVSLINDLVFYRRYVDDMIFVFTPSTLCNISAYKAMIDKTFSDFSLRKNTSKSKAYGLTNPANQSMSYKFDFLGYNFHYKGKSLFIGLSTHKISRIRARMDAVFAAYVANKAYNKRKEDRMLLKRLRYLAGNTKLQNRKSNILIGIYFSNTLVNCFSQLKKLDSELNKKLIKLQLSSTLMNRFKSVSFEIGFKEKMFFILTQSDFKEISECWKGVK, from the coding sequence GTGTTTGATCAAGCAGTGACTATCCAAAGCTTACGAAATATCATATTGATGGAAAACCGAAAGGGTAACTATCTTGTGAGTAGGTTTATGCCGGGAGTTACTCGTTTTGATAGACGCATCGACACATTAATCAGTTATAAGAAAAAAATCATTGGCAGTGGCAACATCGATGCTAATGCATCGATTATCAAGAAAATTAGCGAACTGATTGATAGAATCAGAAGGAAAAGAGATGACGAGATTGATCAGCATCTTGTTAGAATCATATCAGCGCTAAATGATAGCAATTGTAAAGTGACAATTTATCAGAAAGAATCCGATGGAAACAAACCAATATATGTCGTGAATGATGAGCCGGAAAGTTACTTCGCCCTAAAGCATCTACAATACTGCCTCAGAAAACTGTACAAAGTAAAACAATCAAATAGGTCTGAGATTGTTAGTCAACTTGCAGGCATCATAGATGACAATTTTCCTAAGTATATTTACCGCACTGATGTTGAAAACTTTTATGAAAGCATCCCTGAAGCCGTGCTGGATCATATAAAGAGGGAAAACTTACTATCCAGATTTAATAAACGCATATTAATTCAGATAATGGAGCAGTATTATACTTCATCAGGTTCAAGGCTTGGTGTGCCACGAGGAATAGGTGTAAGCGCATATTTAGCAGAACTATATATGCGTGAATTTGATCATCGAGTATCCTTGATTAATGATCTGGTTTTCTATAGGAGATATGTAGATGACATGATTTTTGTCTTTACGCCAAGTACACTTTGTAACATAAGCGCTTATAAAGCCATGATAGATAAGACATTCTCAGATTTTTCATTAAGAAAGAACACATCAAAGTCAAAGGCTTACGGATTAACTAATCCCGCTAATCAAAGCATGTCTTATAAATTCGATTTTCTTGGGTACAACTTTCATTATAAAGGCAAATCACTTTTCATCGGTCTTTCAACACACAAGATTAGCCGAATTAGGGCTCGGATGGATGCTGTATTTGCAGCATATGTTGCAAATAAAGCATATAATAAAAGAAAAGAGGACCGGATGCTGCTCAAGCGTTTGAGATATCTTGCCGGGAACACAAAACTACAAAATAGAAAATCAAACATTTTGATTGGCATATACTTCTCAAACACTCTTGTAAATTGCTTCTCCCAACTCAAGAAACTCGATAGTGAACTCAATAAGAAGTTGATCAAGCTTCAGCTATCGAGCACACTAATGAACCGCTTTAAAAGCGTCAGCTTTGAAATTGGCTTTAAAGAAAAAATGTTTTTTATCTTAACTCAAAGTGATTTCAAAGAAATTTCTGAATGTTGGAAGGGCGTGAAGTGA